The DNA sequence GCTTCCCCAACGTCACTAACGTAATCCCCGGAAAGGTGGTCTTTTCCGTTGACATCCGCGACATCAGAGATGAAGGCATTTCAAAGGTCGAGCAGCTTATCAGAGAAGAAGTAAAAAGAATATCAAGCGAATATGGGTTACAATATTCAATAAGCCTGGTCGGCGACTCAAAGCCGGTCAAGTTATCGGAGGAGGTCATCTCTGTAATTCAAAGGACCGCCGAAGAGGTTGGCGTAAAGTACCTTAAGATGCACAGCGGGGCCGGCCACGATTCAGCCATACTTACCGAGGTCACCGACGTGGGAATGATATTTGTCCCGAGCATTGAAGGCATAAGCCATGCTCCAGATGAAAATACGACCTTTGAGGACTTAAAGACAGGCTGTGACGTCCTGGTTAACTCCCTGGTAAAATTGGCACAGTAATATAATAATTTAAACGAACAGGCATCAACGTAAAAAGGGCAATACAAATCAGCTCGACTAAGGGGCAGTGATGACTAAGTGAGCGAAGCAAGTAAACTACTGCGGAATATACCCTCCATGGATAGAATATTGTCCTTGGAATGGGTGCAAAGCTATTATGCGGCCCTAGGACGCAAGGCCGTAAAATCGCTCATCGAGGAAATCCTTACAAGCTGTAGAGAGGACATATTAAGCGGAAACAGGAAAGAACTCGACGTCGAGGTTTTAATGAACGAAATTAAAGACGTGCTTGAGGAAAAGTCCAAGCAAAGCTTGAGGCGCGTGATTAACGCCACAGGAGTGATAGTTCATACCAATCTTGGAAGGTCATGTCTGGCAGAAGAGGCGATAGAAGCTGTAAGCGAAGCCTCAAGATATTACAGTAACCTCGAATACGACCTTGAAGCCGGCAGAAGGGGCCACAGGTACGATCACGTCGAATGGTTGCTGTGTCAACTGACGGGCGCAGAGGCAGCATTGGTCGTAAATAACAACGCAAGTGCCGTCCTTCTATGTTTGGCTGCACTTGCTGTCAATGGTGAGGCCATCATATCCAGGGGAGAGCTCATCGAGATTGGAGAATCCTTCAGAATACCTGATATAATGGCCTTTTCCGGTGCCAAGATGGTAGAGGTGGGCACCACCAACAGAACACACCTCTACGATTATGAAAGGGCCATAACCGAAAACACCAAGATAATTCTCAAGGTACACCCTTCCAATTACAGGATCGTAGGCTTCCACTCGCAGGTCGAGAGAAAGGACCTGGCAAACCTGGCTCACTCCAGGGGGTTGCTTGTAATGGAGGACTTGGGCAGCGGTTTTTTGGTAGATTTATCCTCCTATGGCTTAAGGGGCGAACCTACCATAGGCCAGTGCATCGAGGATGGGGTAGATGTCGTGACCTTTTCGGGCGATAAGTTGCTTGGAGGTCCCCAGATCGGCGGCATCGTCGGGAAAAAAGATATCGTATCTAAGCTAAAAAGACACCCTCTGCTGCGCGCCGTGAGGGTGGACAAGATGACCTTGGCTGCATTTGAATCTACCTTAAGGCTATACTTAAGGGAAGATATCGCCAAGATACCTACGATTCGCATGATAATGACGGACATCGAGGATTTGCAAAGAAAGGCAACGGGCCTTGCAAACTCGTTAAAAGAGCTTTTAAGCGAAAAGGAGGGTTGGCTGGTCGAAACGGTAAAGGTAAAAGACGTCGTCGGCGGGGGAGCGTTCCCTGACGACGAGCTTGACGGCTTCGGCGTGGCCATAAGACCCCCAAGGGACATGAGCGCGTCGACGCTGGTTTCGCAACTTAGGGATCTTGAAACTCCCGTGGTCGCAAACGTAGATCAGGACAAACTGATCTTTCACGTAAGGACCATGTCCGCAGAGGACTGCCAAATCTTAATTTCCCAAATGGGAAGGATGGTCTGATGGCAGAACCTGTAGAAACCACTGTAGTATTTGGAACGGCTGGGCACATAGACCACGGCAAGACGACCTTGGTAAAGGCCCTTTCAGGTGTGGATTGCGACAGGCTCGTTGAGGAAAAAAAGCGGGGCATTACAATAGAGCTTGGCTTCGCACCTCTTTCACTTCCCAGCGGCCGCATCATTAGCATCATAGATGTGCCAGGACACGAACGTTTTATTAGGCAGATGGTCGCAGGAGCTGCCGGCATAGATGCCGTCATCTTTGTCGTGGCTGCTGACGAAGGCGTAATGCCCCAGTCAAGGGAACACCTTGAGATCCTGTCGCTTCTTGGCATAAAAGAAGGCCTCGTCGTGCTGACCAAGGCGGACATGGTCGATGAGGAGATGCTTGAGCTTGCAAGGGAAGACGTTAAAGATCTGGTAAGAGGAACTTTCCTTGAGGGCAAGCCAATAATTGCCGTATCTGCCGTGACGGGCCTCAACTTAGATATCCTTCTCAAACAAATTGATGCCATCTTGGAGAATATTAGCCCCCGGGATATAAAGGGGCCATTCTTCATGCCGATTGACAGAAGTTTTCCCATAGCGGGCTTCGGCACGGTCGTTACGGGTACGGTTTACAAAGGAAAAGTATCGGTGGGCGATGCCGTAGATGTCCTGCCTTTGGATAAAAGCTCCAAGGTGCGGTCCATTCAGGTGCACGGCAAATCCGTAAAGCAAGCCCTGGCAGGACAACGATCAGCACTGAACCTTCCTGACGTCAAGTCAGCCGAGTTAAAGCGGGGCGATGTGGCGTGTTCAAGGGGCTTATTTAAGAGCACGCAATGTCTTGACGTAAGGCTTATGCTTCTTTCGTCCGCACAGGAACCATTGAGACATTGGCAAGAGGTCCACTTCCACATGGGCACCAGTGAATCCATGGCAAGGGTGGCACTATTAAACGACGCAAGGATAACGCCCGGAAATGAAGCCTTGGCGCAGGTGGTATTACATGAGCCAGTTGTAGCTTTAATAGGGCAACGCTTTGTAATAAGGGCTTACACTCCCCTGCGTACCATAGGCGGCGGCGAAGTGCTTTTCCCCTACGATAAAAAGCCCAAGGGCAAAAAGGCAAGAAACGAGCTCACGGTTTTTTTGAATAAATTAACTCAAGCCCAAAGCTTTGATGAAAGGATCAAGGCAATCATAGATCGCTTTGGTTTGCTCTCGCTTGAGGATGCTCTCACGCTTATCCAGCAGACCTCTGGCCAGCTGGAGAGCTCGTTGCGTCTCATGGCTGAAAGATCTGAAGTCTTGTTGGTCGAATCGGGAGATCAACCCCTGGTCATGTCATCTGCTTATTTTGATACGCTTAAGGAGGACCTGTACAACATTTTAACAAAGTATCATGACGAAAACCCACACATGTCGGGCATGAAGGCCTTGGATTTGATATCGGCCCTAGGACTTTCTTTGACAAAAAAACAGTCACAGGAGTTGATGAGACTGCTGGCAAGCCGGGGCCTGATCGAAATTGACGGCGAAATGGTAAGGCTTCCCGGAGCTTCTCCTAAGGTCAGCGAAGACACGTTGAGGGACAAGGAAATCCTGCTAGATTACTGCAACAAAAGGGGATTTCAGTTTCCGACTATCGAAGAAGCCATGAGCGAACTCAAGTTGGACAAGGTCAAGCTAGATCGCATCATAAACATCGCCAGACAAAACGGCGAGTTAAGGCTGATAGGTGGCGAATTTTTGCTCTCGCGAAACATAGAGGAAAAGGCGCTAGAAATATTACGCTCACTTCCCGAAATAACCATAGCGTCGCTGCGGGATGCCGCTAACGCCAGCAGAAAATACATATTGCCCCTTCTTGAGGACTTCGATGCCCGAGGCATCACGAGGAGGGTAGGGGATAAAAGAATACTGCTAAAAAAGAAATGAGCTTTTTAAGGATAAACCTTGGATAATGTTAAAACCAGCAACCATGCATCCTACAGCAGCATCATGAAGAATAAGCAACTTGCTCACATCACGATCGTAACGATATCAATACCGCTTTGGCTGTTCCTTTTTTCAAAAACGACCCCGTGCTACCGCCTTCGCTTACAATTTGATACACAAGCTCCGGATCACATACCCTTAAGCCAAACAACCCCACAACGCGCTTGGAGCCAAGGCCGTTTAGCAATTCAGGCCAAAGTGGAGTAGAAGGCCCGATGATCGCTACGCGGCCTGAGCAGAGGTCAAGCAGATGGTCTATGGTCTTGTTGATGAAGGCAGTGCCAGTTATAAAGACAACATCGCAGCGTGGCAGCTCCCATTCTGCCGCCCAATCAGGAAGGATTCCCTTCGAATGTTGCAAGGGGTTTCTTTCAAAGATGAGAAGTTCCTTTGCCCGCCCGGCGACATGACGGGCTAAAGGGGCAATGTTTCCGACCATACCGACTACATCGTCTTCGCTTATCCCAAGAAACTCTATAGGCTCTACATCCTGCATGGGTGCATTTTGAGACAGCACCGCATTTACTGTCGCAAGGCCTATGGAAGAGGCTATAGAATCGGCCGTCATCAAACCGCGTGCCAGGTCTAAAGCAAGCCGTCCAGCCAGAGGCCCCGACCAATTAAACTTACTGCAGCATCTGCCTTCGTCTAAGGTCGCAGCCAAGCCGCAACTGTCGTCTGAAAGCACCACACAGGTATAGCGCAAGCCTACCACCACTTTCTTGACAGTCAATCGCGAAAGCTCCGATTCAAGAGAAGTAATTAATCTTTCAACGATCACCTTTTATCTTCCTCCGTAAAAATGAAGAAAAACGGGCTTGTTTATTGATCATGATCATAGCGTAACATAGTTGCATGAAAAATACATCAAGCCCGTTTTCAAAAAGCGATCCTCAATCCACGGGAAGTATGGTCTTTACCTTGAAACCCCTGGTAATCACGGCCAAATTGTCCATATCCCCACGCAGTAAACACCATGGCGCAGGCTGCTATCACATACGCAAGAGGAACGTGACCTTTGCTCAATACGGCAACGACTCCATATATGCCCATGGGGGCTATGGGGACCATCGTTATTATGGCAAAGGCGATGAGGTCGCCCATCTTTAAGACTCGTTTTAACCCTTGTTTGTCCGTCTGATTCTCGCTATGATTTTCAGCCATGACATATCACTTCCAATTACTCGGATATTGCTTCCAAAAGCTTTTCTGCTGAAATTAGGCTTTTAGGAAGTTTAGCCCTTACCGTCTTACGCGGATCGACCAATTGACAAATTTCTAAGTCCATCGCCAAGCTTGCCAACATATACGCATCATGCCAGTCTATTTGAAGGGCATGCTCGAGAGATTTTACCGCCAAGTCCGTAGCTACATAAAAAGCTTTATTGATATCTTCATCGGAAACGATTATATACAGCCAGTCTTTTGTCTCTACACAGGGCCACGACGGTGACATTGCGCTTATCGATTTAAATTCGACGGTAACGCTTCCGGCTATTTCGCAAGCAGCCACGCAGATCTCGCCGTCTCCCATCACAGCGTGAAGATCGCCTAGTCCAAATAAGGCGCCGTCATAACTAACCGGAAAGTAAACGGTTGCGCCCTCGGTTATCACGGTGGTATCCATATTTCCTCCATGCCTTCCCGGTGTGCCCGTAGGCGTATTTTCAGGCGTGGCAACTCCGATCACGCCTATCATCTTTCTTACGGGTAAACCAAGATTTAAGAACTTGACCTTATCCTGATCTACATTGCATATTACGGTCTTGGCCTGCCTTACCTTATCACCAAGGATGCCTTCTTTGGGAATGGTAACTATGGCACCTTGCTCTTTCAGGTCTATCCTGTGAATCTTGACCGCTAAAGCGTCACCTTTCTTAGCTCCCTTTACGAAGATGGGCCCTGTGGCCGGGTTTATGCGCGAAAAGTCGATCTCCGTCACCAGTTGCTCTTCTTCGGTAATTTGATTGGAAAAGCAGTCCTTAGTTTCTATCTCAACCAATAAGCCCTGTTCAACCTCAGCAGCAGGAGGAAGCTTCGGGTCGAAGGAGAAGAAGGTAAAATCATTACGCACCACGATCTTTGGCCTTTCACAGCCTATCACAACGATCACCCCTTTTTAGTTCATCAACACAATATGTAAACTAAAATGTAAGGCTCGATTAAGTTTCAGTCAAGTTAGTGAATTGAGCTAACAACTTAAGATGTTATGCATGTCGTAAATCCAAATGGTGTGGATTCCTTTCTGGATTTTAATCTCCTTCGAGTACAACCTCGTCTCCTGGCTTAACAATGCCACCGTTGACTACCTCAAGGAAATAGCCCACCTTGGGCAGCAGACACCATCCGCGGTAATCGTATGTGTGAGGTTCATCCGGTTTTTTGCCCTTTTCTATTACAAGCAAGACCACGTCACGGCCAATTTTAAGGCGGCTTTCTAGGGGGATCTGATCAGGCAATCCCTCCACCACCAGGTTTTCGGCCAAGGACCCCGGCGGAAAGGAAAAGCCCGCCTCTTTTTCGGCGAGCTTTATATCCTCATATCTCAATAAGCTGACCTGTCGTGACGAAATGCCAAAATGGGAATCCCCATCAATGCCTTTTCCTTCGATGAATCGCGCCTCCGCCACGGGCTTTTTTGGTTCCTGTCTGTTTGAGCTAACGCATACTGCCAGAACGCGCGCCATTGCTTAAACCTCCTAATTCAATAGCTTAAATCCATATCTTACCATCCTTTACGACAAGTATATCATCCAAATAAAGTTCAGGGCTCCTCATTACAGCATCAACATGAACGCCTGCAGCAACTTTTCCACCAAAGGTGTCATTGCTTCCCATTGCTACATGAACAGATCCATATATCTTTTCGTCTTCTAGGATAACCCCGGTGAGGCGAGCTTTATCGTTGGTCCCAATGCCAAGTTCCGCCAAATTACGCGCATTGGAATTATCACCCAAAACCTCAAGCAGGCGATCAGCGCGATCGCCTTTCACGTCCAAAAGTAACCCCTGATCAAATTCCAGGATGAGTGGAGAATCAAGAAGCCCAATACCAACGCAAGAACCGTCTATAAGAACGCTCCCCGTCGCAGTGCCCTCAAGGGGCGCTATGTAAGCTTCGCCTGAGGGCAAATTTCCCGATTCTCCTTTATTGCGGTAAATTCCGGTGCTTGGCACGCCACGTCTTCCTTCAAGCGACATTAAAAGCGTATGCTTTCCGGTAACAATTCTGGCCGATCTCGCCTTATCCAGCAAGACAGTAACCTTTTTGGTCAATTTTTCTACTTTTTCATAGTCGGCATTTATCGGGCCATTAAAAAACATATCTTCAGTGATCCCTGGCATGGTGGCAATTCGTGCCCCACAACTGCAGGCATTTTTCCGTGCCTGCGTATGGGTAAGAGAAGCGCTGGTAGGTGCCATAACCACATCCGACATCGCCATAGCCTTTGCCACCAGCTCGTCGGGTTCCATGCCGCTTTTTTCAAGTTTTTGCATGCAAAGCAAGAAAGATCTAGCTTTTACCTCCATGCCAGCCTTAAAGATCGCATCGCCGATGTCCTGCGTAGCATCATCACACAGGACAAGGAGCCTTTCGCCCCCTGCTATGCCCATATTTACCATTAAAAGCTTCTTTGCAATTTCCATCAAACTATTTATTTCGCTCATCATGATCTTTTCCTCACTCAAGCAATTCCCTGGCTATGCGGCTTGCAACGGTCCTGGCCAAGATCACGGGACATGAAGTAATTTCTTTTGCATGCTTTTTCATCTTGGAAGTGTAGCCTATACAATCCATTACTATTAATTGCGCTCCCCATTCGGATAACTCCATAGCGCCCCTTGCTATTGAGGCATCAGACTCTACGTAAGGTGAGGCAGCCACTATCCGAAGGTCCTTTGTCACGGCAGACCATCTTTTGCGCGATTGCTCTATTTGGTCCTTTGAAGGGGTAAATACGCCTAACTTCAAACCTTCTCCAACTGCCTTGGTTACCTCAAAAAGCATTCTTTGGGGTCTCAAAAGAAAGCCATTTGCGCCAAAATCAGGAAATTCTCCAGTGCACAGAAGCAAAGTCACTTTGATACCGCTTTCAAAAAGCTTGCCGATCTTGTCCTGGAGCAGGGGAGTGATGTGCTTTTCTGCAACTTTGACGGATGTGCCGTCACGAAGCCTGGTTACCAATACATAATCTCCTTCTTTTGGAGCTAACTTGGCTATTTCTTCTTTACTAAGTCCATCTAGCGCTCCGGCCTCTACAATTTCAATGTCATGCCCCAAAATCGGTTTTATGTCCACCATAACGTCGTTTCTTGGCGACTGTCCTATTGTTACGGCACCAATTTTATACATTGTTCATTCTCCCTTTATAAATACAATTCAAGTGATCCGGGGCTCCTGGGCCACAACGCAGGCATTCTTTTAAGGAATCCTCGATCCCACTTGGTAATGTACCTTTGATGGAACAAATATATTCCATGAAGTTGCTAGCCCACGATTTATCTCCCTCTATCAAAAAAGTGGTACTACCTGCGCCTTCGTAAATTCCACCTCGTCCTATCACTGTTACATACGTGGCACCCAGTGCATAGATGCCATCAACCTCGCTAAAGACCTTGCCTACAATTGGAACTAATCCAACTGACATGCCCATAGACATATCCGGTACGTTTCGTCCACACCTGGACATCGCTTCCCTTAAAGAAAAGGGGCAATATTTTTCAAGCCCTGCAGCTACGATGATAGGCACTCCCTCGACATGCAAAAGAGGAAGAATCCTGCCCGGCTCACCCCCGAAAAAACGACCTGCCATCATAGCTGCATTTCCGTCCCCATCTATGATGTTTGCCCCACAAATTGCCAAATCGCTCGAACCCATTTGAGATACTATCTCCTCAAGGTGTCCATCCGCCGTTTCAGGTTTGCCGTTTCTAATCACAATGGAATGCGGGCCTTCAACATTACCTTCGGTCGATACGGCACCTCTCTCGGTTATCCTTCCGGATATCCTCAGTTTAATCCCAACCAAGGTCTCCGAAACTGCAGATACTGTCGTTCCCCCTTTCAAGAGTAAGATGCCTTGCTTCATTACGCGGTTGACTTCGGGTAACGAGGAAATGCCTCTTGCTATGACCCTTTTTCCCTCTTCTACGGTAAGTGTAACTTGAATTTTCATTTATTTTATCTTTCCTAAGGTCTGTAAATGCCTCATATGTCCATAAAGCGAGATTAATCTGTCGAATTCCGCCGCATCGTAAAAAGATACCCTTCCTTCACCGTAGTACTTAGCGACCTCAACGCTAAATCTAACCGCCTCGTCAATATCCATGGCCTGCGTAGCGCCCGTTGCACATCCCGGGACCGGCACCTCGGACGTCAAGGCAACTCCTACTACTGGTGCAGAGGTCGCCGTACACGGCTGCATTATGCTGTTTAAATGGTAAATGTCGTTGCCGTAAGGCGTGATATCCTGCATGGTTATGGGAAATACCACCGGCATTTTCCCGGTAACATAACTCATGAGAGACAACAAATCCTCGCTCACTCTCAGTATCCATCCCTCTTTTACAGTCGGCGATATGGCAAAACCGCGATGGTTTATGACTCTGTTTCCACGAGTCGTGTCAATCGAAAGCACAGCGTCCAACTCGCCGGTTATTTCTTCTTTGTTAGCCATCGCCATATCGATGGGGGAGCCCATGAAGGGGACGGGATCGTGTGGCTGGGTGGGGGCATCTGGACATATGTGAGTAGAGATGAAAACATCGCCCTTTAAGATATCTCCCTTGCTATACATATCACCTAAAAGCATGGCAGTAGCTACGGCAGCTATGCCTCCATCGGCGTCGGAGACCAGGCCAAGCCTTTCCGGTCTTGCGCCTATGCCGCCAAGCCTGCCGACTATGCCAAGGGTTGGAGCAGATCCTCCAGATCTTTTGCCCTCGTTTCCAGGTATCCAAACCTTTACAAAATCGGTCTTCCCATTTGGACCTGTTACCGTCTTTACCTCAACGTCTTTAAGCCCTATCTTAACCAACACTTCTTTGACGTCTTGTCCATTTACTTTGGGATTACCTAAAAGATCTATTGCCTCAATAGTCCATTTTAGCGACATGAAATTTACGCCTCCCGTTAAATTTTTAAGTAGCTTATTATTTCTTTTCCAATGACCTTTTCTATCGGTTCAAATAGCTCTTTACACCGCATGCCTTCACCCAAAATTAGGTTTTTGGCCGAAGCTGATACGACTATTACCATTTGATCTTTGCGAACCTCGGCACTTGTTGCGGGAATGCCACTTTCTCCATCAAGCGTCATAATAAGATCCGGAAAGGTACTGATACGTTTGCCGTTGCACTCTAATGTCATGTATTCGTTCCAAAAAGTAATTTCATGGCCATCTTCCAATACTATCTTTCCGTGGTCAAATCCTCCTTCGGAGACAAGTTTTTTATCCTTTACACGGGAAGCTGTGATTACGTTGCCTCCTAAAATATCCATCGAAGCAGAAGCTATAGCCCGTGGGCCGCTTGATTTTAGCTTCATCATGACCTCACCCAACTTTAAAGCTAACTTTATTGCACCCGGAGCACCATGGTCTTTTATGAAGGATGCCTTCACCGGATTCCTTGCCACAGCTACGAGACCACCTGCACAGACCGCACATTGTCTTACTAAAGAAGAAGCAGAATCTAGTGCACCTTTGAAAACTGCTTCCAAGTGCTTTTCAGTTTTGGGATTCCCTCCAACGGCACTTTGAACTGAAACGTAATCTTTAATTCGGTGCAACCCCATAGAACCCATCAAACCCGTAGGATGGGCCCGCCCATTGCAGGGTGCGTCAAGCAAAGCAAGATCCAAAACAGCAGCTGGCACCCACCCGTTGAAGATGGATCCTCCTCCGCACTCGTTGGTGATGAATGCGTTTATCCCAGAAACACCTACCGCTTGACACAGTTCGACCGTACGCAGGTGATCTTGGTCTGTCACAAAGGCTTCGCTTGACGACGGAGCTCCGACGGCAGAAGAGGTCAACACAACTGATTCGAGGTCAACAGCATTAATATCCTTCAATAAAACTTTGCCATGTTTCAGGGCTGTCTTTGCAAGCTTAATTCCTTCCGCCATAGAACCGCCACCGCCACCGCCGAGCAGACAGCCGCCGAGGGCTATGGCATCTACCATATCTTCAGTGATCAAGATTTCGCTCAAATCAATTACCTCCTCTTTGCTCTAAAACCGTCCACAAGGCAGCTGCAGCCGCCTTGAGCGGATCTACTACAATTAGACCCGTTTCTTTAGCGATCAAAGGCGCTACGTCTATGCTTGCCATGCCAGTGCATGCTAAAGCGAGCACTTTGACACCTTTCTGTTTTAGTTCCTCTGCCGCATTTAGTGTGTTCGATCTGCCCGCAGGGGTCATTAAGTCAAGCGTCGAAGTTACACCACTGGGTTTTGTCCAAGCTATCATGCGATCACGCAATACCGCCTTCATGCCCACGGGTACTTCATCTGTAATCCCTAAGACACCAATGGGGAGATCAAAGGAAAGAGCGATGCAGGCCGTCGTCCTCCCTGCGCCAACTACAGGTATCGAAAGTACTTCTTTAAGCTCGCTTACTCCAGGGTCTCCAGCACAGCTTACCAATATACCGTCGAAACCTTCGCTTTCGAATTCCTCTGCCAGGTTTATAACCTTCGGAACGGCCATTTGCTCCGTCGTGTCATCGTGTATACCTTCCGGCTGATCGGGAATGCAGCGCGACACCACCTCCAGCTCCGGAAACCACGACATCACCTTTTTCCCGTGAAGTTCGAGCAAATCCCGATCGCTTGTAGTGAGTACCCTTATTAGACCTACTTTTGCCCTTTTTACCACCATCCAAAACTCCTCCCTATAGAAAAGAAAAATCCATATATGCCATCGCCTGCTATGAAACCAGCACCGTAAAGCTCCATCTTTTCCTTATGCGTCTTCTCGTAAATGCGTCTTATGGCCACGGCGATCAGGAGACCTACCCCGTAAATCGGATTGTTTATAAGTAACCCAGTGGCAAAAAGTATACCCAATGCACGTTTTGCCTTACCAACAAACTGAATTATTGCCCCAGGTATTGCCCAAATGACAAGTTCCCGCAGGATTTGTGGACTTGAACCGGCCTTAATAGTGACGGCAAAGGCACGACTCACAGGAGGAATCAAATCAAGCTTGAAATGCATATTCATGAACAAAGCTACTGCGATCATGGCAACTATGCCGCCTATCATCTCTGATATAAACTGTTGGCGCCTTCCGTCAAGCTCGTAGGGAATATTTTTGCCCATTCCCCTTATGATCCATCCTGTTTTTAAATCATAGCCCATATCGGCAAAGCAAGAACCCGTGCTTGCTACATAACCGGAAAGTAAAGCTAGGGCTAAAGGAGGAAAGTTCATAAATAAACCTATGGTTAAAAATATGATTGTGATGGCAAAACCTGGAAACCATCCGGAGTGCATGGCACATAGGCCAACAAGTATTGGTGCGATAAGCGCTGATATACCAGACCAAAAAATCCACAAAGCCAGTTTTGATGTTGTCATTTCCGTATATACGCCAGAGATAAAAGCCAAGACCAACGCTCCCGCGATAAAGAGGACAAAAGACATAAGAATGACCTTCTTGGTTTCAGATGGAGATACCGTAGGAATATATTCATTATTTTCAATTTTACCTCTTGTTTTATCAGCTGAAGAGTCCTTTTTAAATATTATGATCATAGCCTGAATTAGCGATAC is a window from the Acetomicrobium flavidum genome containing:
- a CDS encoding S-methyl thiohydantoin desulfurase domain-containing protein yields the protein MSEILITEDMVDAIALGGCLLGGGGGGSMAEGIKLAKTALKHGKVLLKDINAVDLESVVLTSSAVGAPSSSEAFVTDQDHLRTVELCQAVGVSGINAFITNECGGGSIFNGWVPAAVLDLALLDAPCNGRAHPTGLMGSMGLHRIKDYVSVQSAVGGNPKTEKHLEAVFKGALDSASSLVRQCAVCAGGLVAVARNPVKASFIKDHGAPGAIKLALKLGEVMMKLKSSGPRAIASASMDILGGNVITASRVKDKKLVSEGGFDHGKIVLEDGHEITFWNEYMTLECNGKRISTFPDLIMTLDGESGIPATSAEVRKDQMVIVVSASAKNLILGEGMRCKELFEPIEKVIGKEIISYLKI
- a CDS encoding aspartate/glutamate racemase family protein, with the protein product MVVKRAKVGLIRVLTTSDRDLLELHGKKVMSWFPELEVVSRCIPDQPEGIHDDTTEQMAVPKVINLAEEFESEGFDGILVSCAGDPGVSELKEVLSIPVVGAGRTTACIALSFDLPIGVLGITDEVPVGMKAVLRDRMIAWTKPSGVTSTLDLMTPAGRSNTLNAAEELKQKGVKVLALACTGMASIDVAPLIAKETGLIVVDPLKAAAAALWTVLEQRGGN
- a CDS encoding OPT/YSL family transporter, with amino-acid sequence MSQNTNQHVKAMEKETFLISLIVTFFSAIICMQIIARIGITPNTSIIGALIAMSIARIPSAALSKFRNLDRQNLVQTMTSAGGFAAANCGLLAVGILYAFGDLKLVIPMLLGSTIATLIGIYFVYKVYDSEMYPASGSWPPGVATAAALIAGDEGGAKAKTLFKGIILGALGTALRVKPVIPSGLPMAGVGIAFIANPSAMLALGIGLILRGYFPQISSVMTSMGLSGLPADLGKTYIPHGVMIGAGFVSLIQAMIIIFKKDSSADKTRGKIENNEYIPTVSPSETKKVILMSFVLFIAGALVLAFISGVYTEMTTSKLALWIFWSGISALIAPILVGLCAMHSGWFPGFAITIIFLTIGLFMNFPPLALALLSGYVASTGSCFADMGYDLKTGWIIRGMGKNIPYELDGRRQQFISEMIGGIVAMIAVALFMNMHFKLDLIPPVSRAFAVTIKAGSSPQILRELVIWAIPGAIIQFVGKAKRALGILFATGLLINNPIYGVGLLIAVAIRRIYEKTHKEKMELYGAGFIAGDGIYGFFFSIGRSFGWW